The DNA sequence TCTTCTTTAAATTCAGCGAGGATGGCTTTTAATTCTTCCTCATTGGCACTTAAGTCCATTTTTGCCATTTCCTCGAAATCAGTGGTATAAAAACGAGGGGTGAGGATGGTTTCTTTCGCTGGTGCTTTCACTCCGGGGCGAATTTCCTCGAATTCTGAAGGTCTAACTGTTGTTACCATAATTTCTTGATAAAAATAAAATTTGTATTTATTGCTTTTGCTTGTATATCAAATTCTAGCTAAATCTCAGTTTAACAAAATCTTTCCCCCCTCTCTGTCGTATTTTGTTAAGAGTTGTTAAGAACTTTAACTATATTTTTCCTTGTTCTTCTATTTTCTGTCTTTATTCATAATCTAAAATTACTTGCAACCACTTCGGAGGGCGTGGAATGGGAGTCTTAAGGCGATCGAGCATTAGTAGGGCGACTAGATGAACTGTTAGACTATAAATAATATTATTAACCATCACAACTGCGATCGCAAGTAGCTGAATAGTAATCATATCAGGACGAGCTAAAATTCCCAGTTTCAGGAAAATCCAATCAGCTAAATTGGTGATCTGACTAATTACATACACCCATAAATCTTCCCCTAACAGAATTGAAAATAACCAAAAGCGGAAAAAGAAACCAAAACAACCAATCAAACTCGCTACAAAAATAGAAACATACCAATTTACTCCTCTACGCCATAATGCTCCTAATTGTATTCCCATCAAGCCATAGGGTACGATATAGACGATACTGCGAGGAGGTCCCATCAATATTGCTAATAACAAGCCACAGACAATAGTAGTGATAATGGATGCTCTTTTACCCCTGCGTAGATAAACTAAGGCAATAGGTAAAGGAAACAACATTTTCAAAAAAGGACCGATGCGAAAATAATAATCAATCAGCCAAATTAAACTCGCTGTACTTGCCAAAAAAGCACTTTCCACAAGGGCGATGGTTTCTGGTTTAAATTGATAATATTTGGTTTGTTTCTCTTTTAAATTAACATTAGACTCAGATGCGATCGACTGATAAGTTTCCTCTTCATCAATCCAATTAGAATCATCAACGGAAAAGTCTGGTTTAGAATCTGTCAAGGGTTATCTCTAAAATGAATTTTCAGGGCTTATTATAGCTTACTGCACTACCTTCACTGGTGTACCCATAGACACTAACTTAAATAATTCTTTAATATCTTTATTTCTCATTCTCACACAACCATGAGACACTGCTTGACCTATTAAATGCTCCCCCGGTGTTCCATGAAAACCGATAAAATTTTTACCATCAGTCCAAAACCCTATCCAACGCTCTCCCAAAGGATTGGTAGGACCTGGAGGAATTACTTTCCCTGTCCAAGGATTTTGCCACGAGGGATTTTCTACCATTTGAATAATCTCAAATTCTCCTTGAGGAGTTTCCCAACCTTCTCTACCCACTGCTACGGGGAAACTAGCAATGACTTGATCTTGTTCATAAACTTCAACTACTCTTTTTTTCAAACGCAAAACTAATTGAAAATTAAATACTTCATCGGGACTATAAAGATAAGTGCTAGAATCTCCTAGAGGAGGCAAACTAGGAGCATTGATTTCTAGCAGTTGCTTTTGAATATTGTTGATAGATTCTGAGCTAAAACTGGGAGAAACTCCAGTTAAAGAAAAACAAAAAGTTATTAAACACAGAACAATATTTTGTTTTAAATGGCGACTATAAAAAAGGAGTTTCATGGGTTTATGATGCCCTGATTTTTCAAATAAGATTCGGTTTAATTTTATTTTATCGTTAATGGGTGCGATCGCATCAAATTACGCAAACTTAATTTTAGTGTTTAGGTAAATAGATTTCAAAAGGGTACTCGTTAAAAGGGCAAGGGGCAAAGGAAAATAGTTAACAATTAGAAATTAAAAACTCCGTTCACGACTGAAAGGAGTGTACGAGCGAAGCGAACTCTCGTCTTCCCTAATACCCTAAAACCTCATCTGCCTAAAACCTGAAGCCTAATACATACCTTAAATTACAGTTTAACTGTCTCTGGATCAGAGTTTATTTATTACCATAGTCCTCTGATGGGTTGAGAGGTTTCTTGATATTCGATAATTTCTGTTTGCTCCACCATTGTTTGAGTTTCTACCATGGTACTTTGACGGGGGGGAAGGTCTGCGACAGAACTACTAGAACTAGTTTCTAAAGCCTTCCAAAGAGCGGCAGTACGTTCATTCAAAGCAGCATAAGACCCATCTAGTCTTTTATAACCATATTTTGATTCTAAGATAGAAATCCACTCAGATTTTGCACTTTGCACAAAAGAGTAGCTACCATCGGCATTTTTTAACACCAAAACATCTGAACCAGGAGCAACACCTCCCACTGCGGTAAAACTTGTGCCGTTGTCTAAACCAATAAACATGATACCGCCACTTTTACCTACTACTCTGCCTAATAAGTAGTCACCCCATTCTATCTGGGGTTCGCCCATATATGTTTGATGACCAAGTAGTTGACTGATAATTAAGGGTGATGAATTATTTTGCGAGTTATTTGAAGTGTTTTGTTGAATTTCTGCTTTTGTGGGAGAAAGAGAAACTAGACTTAACAAAATACCTAATCCGAGGGTGGAAACTGAGGAAAACATTTTTAGATTCATAAATTGTCCTTCGCTTGTTATGAATTTATTTTTGATAGGTTATTACTAAAAATTATATATTTCTTTTATTATTAACCCCTTAAACCTTTATAAAAACTTTAGAGTCATGAATTAAAAGTTAACAAATAATATAGAAAACGATATTTCATTACGTTTATTTTGCAAAGAAAATATAATTAACTGCTAACTCAATTCAATTGCCATATCAATTTTTCTGCTTTTCATTTTTCTCCATCAGATAGAAGATTGAGATTTGTTTATATTTTTATCTTTCTTCAATATCTGGGGTTAAGCTATTAGTGGATGAGCTTTTTATTTTTTATTGATTGCTATTTCTTCAAAAAATGTTATTCGACA is a window from the Cyanobacterium sp. Dongsha4 genome containing:
- a CDS encoding DUF2232 domain-containing protein, encoding MTDSKPDFSVDDSNWIDEEETYQSIASESNVNLKEKQTKYYQFKPETIALVESAFLASTASLIWLIDYYFRIGPFLKMLFPLPIALVYLRRGKRASIITTIVCGLLLAILMGPPRSIVYIVPYGLMGIQLGALWRRGVNWYVSIFVASLIGCFGFFFRFWLFSILLGEDLWVYVISQITNLADWIFLKLGILARPDMITIQLLAIAVVMVNNIIYSLTVHLVALLMLDRLKTPIPRPPKWLQVILDYE
- a CDS encoding L,D-transpeptidase yields the protein MKLLFYSRHLKQNIVLCLITFCFSLTGVSPSFSSESINNIQKQLLEINAPSLPPLGDSSTYLYSPDEVFNFQLVLRLKKRVVEVYEQDQVIASFPVAVGREGWETPQGEFEIIQMVENPSWQNPWTGKVIPPGPTNPLGERWIGFWTDGKNFIGFHGTPGEHLIGQAVSHGCVRMRNKDIKELFKLVSMGTPVKVVQ